A genome region from Flavobacterium sp. includes the following:
- a CDS encoding S41 family peptidase, translated as MLKSKIVFFLLLPFFLTAQNEKFPAEKLKQDLTIFREIREKANSGVYKYRTKQQIDSIYNWAFTQVKQPKTLLDFYKIILKITDFEGSLHNDTTLPDDFQTKYSSGNVFFPYPVKLIENKLVINFQNNEIPLGSEIHSVNGIKTNKILKDFEKYYTTDGYNITGKSIGIDGSFGRYFELEYGPQKKFTVEYSFANQNKKIKKTISAVSNQIRKENFKNRHSLPIDSLQYNRAKNKYSFRIISENTALLSVHTFVIGRNAKHKEHLAYKKFLDSCFQNLSQNNQIKYLIVDVRNNGGGTDPNDIVTFSYLTQKQYRENASAYVNFQEIPFSEYLVYEETEPQKKQEEKKDFEEELKEEFPKLENGKYLQNEKFNELLQPDSKNFKGQIYLLISPRIASAGSLFASLVAGNTNAIVIGEETMGGYFGHNGHTPIEYELPNTKIKTQFSIVNLDQDVPKKSNQIFGRGIIPDHEVKQNFKDFMQNTDTQLEYTLKLIEQK; from the coding sequence ATGCTCAAATCTAAAATAGTTTTTTTTCTATTATTACCCTTTTTTCTAACTGCCCAAAATGAAAAGTTTCCGGCTGAAAAGCTAAAACAAGATCTTACTATTTTTAGAGAGATAAGAGAAAAAGCTAATTCAGGAGTTTATAAATACAGAACAAAACAGCAGATTGACAGCATTTACAATTGGGCGTTTACTCAGGTAAAACAACCCAAAACGTTGTTGGATTTCTACAAAATCATTTTAAAAATTACCGATTTTGAAGGCAGTCTGCATAACGATACTACACTTCCTGATGATTTTCAAACAAAATATTCATCAGGAAATGTTTTCTTTCCTTATCCTGTAAAACTCATTGAAAACAAACTCGTTATTAATTTTCAAAATAATGAAATTCCGTTAGGTTCTGAAATTCATTCTGTAAATGGCATTAAAACTAATAAAATACTAAAGGATTTTGAGAAATATTACACAACAGACGGTTACAATATAACCGGGAAATCGATTGGAATTGACGGTTCTTTTGGCAGATATTTTGAACTGGAATATGGTCCTCAAAAGAAATTTACAGTAGAATATTCGTTTGCAAATCAAAACAAAAAAATAAAAAAGACTATTTCTGCGGTTTCAAATCAAATCCGAAAAGAGAATTTTAAAAACAGGCATTCACTTCCTATAGACAGCCTGCAATACAATAGAGCAAAAAACAAATATTCATTTAGGATTATTTCAGAAAATACAGCTTTACTTTCTGTTCATACTTTTGTTATTGGCCGAAATGCCAAACACAAGGAACATCTGGCGTACAAAAAGTTTCTGGACAGTTGTTTTCAAAACCTTTCTCAAAACAATCAAATAAAGTATTTAATCGTTGATGTAAGAAATAACGGCGGCGGAACTGACCCGAATGACATTGTTACTTTTTCGTATCTCACACAAAAACAGTATCGGGAAAATGCATCGGCTTATGTCAATTTTCAGGAAATTCCTTTTTCGGAATATTTGGTTTATGAAGAAACTGAGCCGCAGAAAAAACAAGAAGAAAAAAAAGATTTTGAAGAGGAATTAAAAGAAGAATTTCCAAAACTGGAAAATGGAAAATATTTGCAGAATGAAAAATTCAACGAATTACTTCAGCCAGATTCGAAAAACTTTAAAGGACAAATTTATTTATTAATAAGTCCGAGAATTGCGTCTGCCGGCTCTCTCTTTGCTTCTTTAGTTGCCGGAAATACAAATGCTATAGTTATTGGAGAAGAAACTATGGGAGGTTATTTTGGTCATAACGGCCACACTCCTATCGAATATGAATTGCCAAACACAAAAATCAAAACACAATTTTCGATTGTAAATCTGGATCAGGATGTACCTAAAAAGTCAAATCAGATTTTCGGCAGAGGTATTATTCCAGATCATGAAGTCAAACAAAATTTTAAAGATTTCATGCAAAATACAGACACTCAGTTGGAATATACTTTAAAATTAATTGAACAGAAATGA
- a CDS encoding NUDIX domain-containing protein: MKNPEVKIKETKLLSDNWYILNRVTFDYKKENGVTEVHTREVYDRGNGAGILLYNSNKKTVILTRQFRLPTFLNGNKSGMMIEVCAGLLDKDNPETAIIRETEEETGYRIKKVQKVVETYMSPGAVTEILYLFVGEYDESMKVSEGGGLDAEQENIEVLEYTFDEAYAMIESGEITDAKTILLLQHAKIKGLI; this comes from the coding sequence ATGAAAAATCCAGAAGTTAAAATTAAAGAAACTAAGTTATTATCAGACAATTGGTATATTCTAAACAGAGTTACTTTTGATTATAAAAAAGAAAACGGTGTAACAGAAGTTCACACACGCGAGGTTTATGACCGCGGAAATGGCGCCGGAATCTTATTGTATAATTCAAATAAAAAGACCGTTATTTTAACACGTCAGTTTCGTCTTCCAACTTTCTTAAACGGAAATAAATCCGGAATGATGATAGAAGTCTGTGCCGGACTTTTAGATAAAGACAATCCTGAAACCGCCATTATTCGCGAAACCGAAGAAGAAACGGGATACAGAATTAAAAAAGTTCAAAAAGTTGTAGAAACTTATATGTCGCCCGGAGCGGTAACCGAAATTCTATATTTATTTGTTGGGGAATACGATGAGAGTATGAAAGTAAGTGAAGGCGGCGGACTTGATGCTGAACAGGAAAATATAGAAGTTCTGGAATATACTTTTGATGAAGCTTATGCTATGATTGAATCTGGTGAAATAACCGATGCTAAAACTATTCTGCTTTTACAGCATGCAAAAATTAAAGGCTTGATTTAA